CGACTGGCACAGCCATCCGCGCCGACTGCTCGTCAACGGCCCAGACGACACCCGCGAGGTCCGGCTGAGCTGGTTCGACCACCTGCCCGCCGGGGTGCTCACCGCGATCTACGCTGACGGCCACCGCATCGACCTGCTCACGGTCCCGGCCGCCACCGGCAACGCAGCGGCTCAGGCGGTCCTGGAGAGTGCCGCCGATCCGGCCGGCCGCCCGCCCGCCGCCGACGTACCGGCCGCATCGACCGCTCCACGCGAGCCGCGGGGCGGGTGGGTCGTCGGCCGACCCCGAAGCGCCTCGACACGGCAAGGCGAAAGGCGGCGTGAACCGTCGATGTCGCGCTGACCCGCGGACGCGATCGACACGGCCGGATCCACCACCTCGCGATCGGAGACCGCCATGACCGGCAGCACGTCCGCCGCCATGACCACCGGGTACGCCGGCCGCACCAGGTTCACAGCAGTCCGCCGCTCCCATGTGGCCGCCGGGGCCACTGCGCTTCCCCGGGGACGATCGGGCGTCGCCATTCTCGCCCTGCGGGGCGATCTCGACATGGCGTCCGCCCCCGCAGTGGGCGAACACCTGCTCGCCGCACTGCCCCCGGGCCCGCGGCTGCTGATCCTCGACCTGAGCGAGGTGTCCTTCTGCGACGCGGCCGGGCTGACCATGCTGATCGGCGTCCAGCGCCGTGCCGCCGGACTCGGCGTCATCCTGCACCTGTCGGCCCCCCGCCCGCAGGTCGCCAAGCTGCTGCGCATCACCGGCCTGGACCGCGGCCTCAACAACCCCCCATGCCCCACTGGTCACTGACTCGGAAACGCCGGCACGCCGGGATCCGCGGGCGGGACGGGCGCCGCGGGCGTGAACACCGGCCACCGCTCGGCCCGGGGTGGTCAGGTCGGCGACCCTGACGGGCCGGCCGGTGGCTAAGCAGTCCAGGCAGGGCCCTGGCGGGATTGGAGCTGGAGCGACTCCAGCAGCCGGGTCCGTTCGGTGGAGGCGGCGATCACCTGCGGGCTGTCGGCCCGGCCGGTGAGCAGGATCCCGGCCGCCCGCACCTCCCGGCCAATTCCCCCGGGATGGCATCCACGACCTCCGCGACGCGGCGCTCGCCCATGCCATCGCCCCTCAGGCACCGCGGACCCTGCCGGCCACGCCCCTCCCACCCGACGGCCGGCTCCACACCGCGGCATCGCGCGTCACCGCCGCCGAACGGTGGATCGGCCACGCTGAGCCCCCGGGCGAACCGGGCACGGCAGACGGTGGCCCCAAGCCCGGGTGAGCGATGGCACCGGGCAATCCCCAGGCCCCCGGCGCCGGATGTCCGTAACGGCGATCACGCTTGCGGACGTCTGGGCGGCCGTCTCCGGACGCCTGCTAACGTATCATTCTGTGATGATGTCAGTTGAAACTGATGTGTTGAGGTTGCTGGCCGATCCGCTGCGTGCCCGGATCGTGTCGCTGCTGGCCGCGGAGGCGCTGTGCAACTGCCACCTCGTGGAGGAGACCGGCGCCAGGCAGTCCAATATCTCCAACCACCTGCGGGTGCTGCGCGAAGCCGGGCTGGTGGACACCGAGCCGTGCGGGCGTTTCACCTACTACCGGCTGCGCCCTGAGGCGCTGGAGCAACTGGCCGCCGAACTCGGCGAGTTGGCCGCCGCCGCCCGCGAGGTTCAGACCCACCAGCGGAAGAGGCCCTGCACGTGACCGGGACGCGAGACTCGGGCACCGCCATCGCCCGTCCCGCGGAGGCGGGGGTGGTGGCCGGGCTGTCGGCGCTCGACCGTTTCCTGCCGGTGTGGATCATCGCGGCCATGGCACTCGGCCTCGGGCTCGGGCGCGCCGTCCCTGGACTGGACGGCGCGCTGGCGGAGGTCGAGGTCGGCGGGATCTCGCTGCCGATCGCGCTCGGCCTGCTGGTGATGATGTATCCGGTGCTGGCGAAGGTCCGCTACGACCGGTTGGACACGGTCACCGGGGACCGCCGGCTGATGCTCGCCTCGCTGCTGCTGAACTGGGTGGTCGGCCCGGTGGTGATGTTCGCGCTGGCGTGGATTCTCCTGCCCGACCTGCCCGAGTACCGCACGGGGCTGATCATCGTCGGCCTCGCCCGGTGCATCGCCATGGTCATCATCTGGAACGACCTGGCCTGCGGCGACCGGGAGGCCGCCGCCGTCCTGGTCGCCCTCAACTCCGTCTTCCAGGTCGTCGCGTTCGGTGCGCTCGGCTGGTTCTACCTCCAGGTGCTGCCCGGTTGGCTGGGGCTGGCGACCGACGAGGCGGACTTCCCGGTCGGCAGGATCGTGGTGAACGTGCTGGTGTTCCTGGGCGTCCCGCTGGCCGCCGGGTTCCTCACCCGCCGCTTCGGTGAGCGCGCCCGCGGCCGCGAGTGGTACGAGGAGCGGTTCCTGTCTCGGATCGGTCCCGTCGCGCTGTACGGGCTGTTGTTCACGATCGTCATCCTGTTCGCCCTGCAGGGCGACACCATCACCAACCAGCCCGCCGACGTCGCCCGCATCGCACTCCCGCTGCTGGCCTACTTCGCGTTGATGTGGGGTGGGTCCTTCGCCCTCGGCCGCGCTCTCCGGCTGTCCTATCCGCGTACCGCGACGCTGGCGTTCACCGCCGCCGGGAACAACTTCGAGCTGGCCATCGCGGTCGCGATCGGAACCTTCGGCGTCGCCTCCGGTCAGGCGCTGTCGGGCGTGGTCGGCCCACTGATCGAGGTTCCCGTCCTGGTGGGGCTGGTGTACGTGTCGCTGTGGCTGCGCCGCCGCTGACCGGCGAACTGGACCTGCTCGTCACCGACCTGCTCGCCGGCCATGGCCGCCACAGTTTCGACCAGCTAAGGAACCCTGATGTCTGATCAGTCTCTCTCCGGAAAGCCCAGCGTCCTGTTCGTCTGCGTGCACAACGCCGGTCGCTCCCAGATGGCCGCCGCCTACCTCACCAGCCTGGCCGGCGATGAGATCGAAGTCCGCTCGGCAGGGTCCGCGCCCGCCGACCAGGTCAACCCCTCGGTGGTGGAGGTGATGGCCGAGGAGGGCATCGACATCTCCGCCGAGATCCCCAAGGTGCTGACCACGGAAGCCGTCCAGGCGTCCGACGTGGTGATCACCATGGGGTGCGGGGACACCTGCCCCGTCTTCCCTGGCAAGCGCTACCTGGACTGGGCCCTCGACGACCCCGCCGGGCAGGGTGTCGACGCCGTACGACCGATCCGCGACGAGATCCGCAGGCGCATCGCGAACCTTCTCAGCGAGCTGCGGCCGGAGGCGTGAGAACACAGGTGCCGTGGCGAATGGATTGAGTTCTGGACTTACGCTTCCTGCCCGCCGGTATGCGGTACCGCTCTCGCTCTCCGGCTCCGGTTCGTCCCGATCGATCCGTGGTCCTCGCCGGACAGGAGAAGAGCCGGGCCCGGGCGGGGTCAGTCTGCGGGCGGGCAGCAGGTGCGCAGGTACTCGCGCAGTTCGGTGAGCGACCGGTCGATCGCGGCGGAGTCGATGCGGTAGAGGACCTGCTTGCCGTCCCTGCGCGAGGTGAGGAGGCCGCCCCGGCGCAGCAGCGCGAGTTGCTGCGAGGCGTTTGACTGGCCGACGCCCAGGCGCTCGGCGACGGCGCCGACGCTGAGTTCCATGCCGCCGGCGAACAGTTCGAGCATCTGCTGCCGCTGCTCGCTGGCCAGCGCCTTGAGGAACTCGTGTGCTCCGGCGCCGAGCGAAGCAGCGGGCGTTCCCTCGCATCCTTCGCCGGCCGGCGTCGTGGCCGCGCCGCCGACCGGACCTTCCGCCGGCATCGGCTGGCTGGTCACCGGCTCGCCCATCGCTGCTTGCTCCTCCGTGAGACGGGCCCATCCTACGTCACATATCAACACTTCAACATTTCATGAACTATTGATATGTTTCGGTCATGCCCACCACCGCACCGCTCGTCATCATCGGCGGTGGCCAGGCCGGTCTGGCCACCGCCCACACCGCTCGTTCCCTCGGTCTGGCGCCCATCGTCCTGGAGGCGGCCGAGCAGACGGCCGGGTCCTGGCCGCACTACTACGACAGCCTCACCCTGTTCTCCCCGGCCCGGCGCAGCGCTCTGCCCGGGACGGCGTTCCCCGGTGACCCGGACGGCTATCCCGCGCGGGACGAGGTCGTGGCCTACCTGACCGACTACGCCGCCCGCCTGGACGCCGACATCCGCACCGGTCACCGGGTCACAGAGGTCGTGGCCGCGCCGGACGGTTCGCGAGGCGGGTTCGAGGTGGTCACGGCGGGCGGCGAGGTCTTCGCCGCACCGCTGGTGATCGCCGCGACGGGCGGGTTCAGCCGCCCCCATCGCCCGGATCTGCCGGGCCTGGACGGCTTCCCCGGCACGGTGCTGCACTCGTGCGACTACCGGCGCCCCGGTCCGTTCAGGGGCCGGCGAGTGGTGATCGTGGGCGGAGGCAACTCGGCGGTGCAGATCGCGATCGAGCTCGCCGGGGTCGCCGACGTCACGCTGGCCACCCGGCACCCTCTCCGCTTCATGGCGCAGCGCCTTCTGGGCGTCGACATGCACATCTGGTTGCGGCGCACCGGGCTGGACACCGCGGGCTGGGCGCGCCCGCTGCTGACCGGCGGCAAGGGCACGCCGGTGATGGACACCGGCACCTACCGGGACGCCATTGCCGCCGGCAACCCCGACCGCCGTCCGATGTTCACCCGCCTGGAGGGAGACCAGGTCGTGTGGAGCGACGGCACCCGCGAACACGTCGACGTGGTGTTGCTGGCCACCGGGTACCGACCGGGCGTGGACCATCTCACCGGGTTGGGCGCGCTGGACGAGGACGGGCAGCCGCGCCATCGCGGCGGTGTCTCGCTCACCCGTCCAGGGCTGGGGTACGTGGGGCTGGAATGGCAGCGCTCTTTCGCCTCGGCGACCTTGCGCGGGGTCGCCGCCGATGCCCGGCACGTCCTCACTCGGCTGCGCAAGGAGATGCGCACGGCCGGCCGTGCATGGACGCCGTCCAGATGATGACGGCGTGGGCCCCACCGGAGGTGGCTATGGCTGGGGCGCCGCGCCGTTCAGATGTGGCCGACATCACCGGTCGGTGACTACGTCCAGGCGGGATCACGGCCGGTCAGGCCGAGGATGCGGTCCAAGGCGGGGGCGTCGGCCGGCACCGCGACCTGCGGTCCGTACATGCCCATCTCCCGCCCCTGCTCCACGTTGGCGAACACCGTGTCGTGCAGGTGCGCCAGCAGGTCGGCGGGCAGTTCCAGCCGCTGCCCGGTCGCGACCGCCAGGTCCCAGCCGTGCATGGCCAGCTCGCCGACGATCATGTCGCCCAGGACGGGCGCGGGCAGCGTATGCGGTGTGCCCATGCTCGTCTCGCCCTCCCAGGCGCTCGGCGGCGCCCACGACGACGTGATGTCGTCCAGCAGGGCGAGCAGGTGGCCGCGCCAGTCGCCGGCCGCCAAGTCCACCTCGGACTCGGTGCCCGCCGGCTGCGGAACGGACTCCTTGCGGCCGCCGCCGGCGAGCGACGGGCCCCAGAACAGAAGGTGGTTGACCAGTGCCCGCACGTCGTACTCCGTGCACGGAGTCTTGTTGGCGAGTTGGTCGTCGGTGATGGTGCGGGCGACTGCGGCCATGGCCTCGGCAGCATTGGACAGATGTGACATGGCGGCGACGCTAGACGGCCCGGGCCGGAGGGGTATTGGACAAAGGCGACATACACTCTGCCGTGTGGAGCGGGACGTTCGTGAGCTGCGCGGTGCGTGGGCCAGGTATCAGCGCCACACGTTTCACAGCCCGTCGCCGGCGCTCGCGCCATGGGTGGAGCGGTACTGGGAGGCTCGCTGGGACTACGCCGAGCCCTACCGGCAGAAGATCGTGCCGTACCCGAACGTGCATCTGTCGTTCGGCGGCGGCCGCGCGGACGTCAACGGCGTGTGCAGCGGCTACCAGATCAAGGTCCTCGAGGGCCGCGATCATGTCTTCGGCGTCGCGTTCCGGCCGGGCGGCTTCCGCCTGTTCCTCGGTGCCTCCGTCTCGACGATCACCGACCGCGTCGTCCCGGCGACCGAGGTGTTCGGCCCGGACCTGCCCACGACGCTCGACGTGCCGACCGTGGAAGCCTTCCTGCTGGAACACCTGCCGGACGATGACCCCCGGGTGCGCCAGGCGGTGGCTTCGGTCGAGCTGATCGCCAAGGACAAGGCCCTGACCAGGGTCGAACACCTCGCCGGCGAGCTGGGGCTGAGCATGCGAGGATTGCAACGGCTGTTCGCGGAGTACGTCGGCATCGGGCCCAAGTGGGTGATCCGCCGCTACCGCCTGCACGAGGTGACCGCACGCATGGCCGCCGGTGGGGCGATCGACTGGGCCGCGCTGGCGGCCGACCTCGGCTATGTCGACCAGGGCCACTTCATCCGCGACTTCAAGAGCATGTTCGGCGAGCAACCGACCTGGTATGCCCAGCGGTATTAGTTCGCGTTCCCAGGATCTGAGTGTGGGGGCGCGTCCGGCTACGCCCTGCGTGCTACCGCCCGGATAGTGGCGATGGCGGCGCTTACGTCGCCGCTTCGCGGGAGGGGGAGCGAGGTAGGTTGGTAGACGGTCAGCAGTGTTGCACCCACTTGCGCTGACCGGGCCAGGGATTTGCCCTTTGGGGGAGTTGGCCGGGTGGCGCGACAATGTACGCGCGTGCACCATTGAAACCGTACCGATCAGGACTCGCGAGGTCAGGTGATCGATCGGGGCGCTGTCCATGAGACCGCCGGGGGGTCCCGTGGTGGATCGGCGGTACGGGGAGGAGCGTTGAAACATGGGTATGGCTGGTTTCGACGAACGTGCAGAGCAGATCGCGATGGCGCGCCGTCTGAAGCATGTGCTGGCCCGGCGGACCGCTTTCGATGAGGCCGTGGGAATTGTGAGCGGCTGGCAGAGATGTGGCCCCGTCCAAGCCCGCCGGAGCCTGGTGGAAGGCGAGGGCGTGGCGGGGCAGGATGCCGAGGCGGCCCGGCTGGCCGCCCTGGTCGATGACCGGGCTGACGGACGCGCCGACCCGGACTGGGACTAACCGGGCCGGTCGGCGGTCAGGTCGGCCGGGTTCAGGTCGCCCTGGGTCACTGCCCGCGCCACGTCGAGCAGCGGCCGTTGGAGGCGCCGGGCATAGGACATGATCGCGCTGCGGGCCGCATCGGGATCGAGATCCAGCGTGCCGGCGACCATCCCGACGGCGTGGTCGAGATGCACAAGGTCGTTGAGCACCGTCATGGTGCGCTCGGCGAGCCGGTCCGCACGCCGATCGCCATGTTCCTGCACGAGGCCGAGTACGGCCAGGTCGGACACGACTTGCGCCAGCCGCAAGTGCCATACCGGCCAGCTGGTCGGCTCACCGTAAAGCAGGTTGAGTCCTCCCATGGCCTGCCCGTCCAGCCGCAGGGGGACAGCGGCAACCGCCCGGTAGCCCATCTCTACCGCCGCCGGGACGAAAGCCGGCCACCGCGCCCGCTCGGACTCCAGATCCTGGGCGGTCACGATCGCGCCGGTGGCGATGCAGTCCAGGCAGGGCCCCTGCTCGGTCTGGGTTTGCAGTAGCTCGACGAACCGGGCGGGCCGGTCGGAGGCGGCCACCACCTCCACACCTCCGCGTGGATCGACCAGCATCACCCCTGTCGCCGCCGCGCCCAGCATCCCGGTTCCGGCGTCGGTGACCAACCGCAGCACCGTGGCGCTGTCGGGGCCACCGGTCAGCTGCGAGGTGATCTCGGCTAGAGCGTCGGCCAGATGCGGTGGACGGAGATCCGGTATTTCTCTGAGCAGGGGATCGGTCATCGTTCCTCCAGGTCTGGGCGGTTCATTCGGCCAACTCCTCAAGCTGGATACGCCGATCCAGCACATCGCGGGCCACCGCCAGTACCGAGCGGCCCTGGCCGAAGGCGTGTGCCCGCAACCGGATGAATGCGTCGTCCAGACTGATTCGCAGTTGCGCGGCGAGCATTCCGGTGGCCACGTTGACGTCCCGGAAGGACGTCACTGGGCGGGGTGCGAATTCTCGACCCGCCCGTTCGGCCTCGCCTGCCTCTTCCAGCAACCCGATGGTCGCCAGTTCCGCGAGGAGGATCGCCTCGCCGACCTCCCGGGTCGACAATCTCCCCGTGTGGCGGCGGACCAGTTCCAACGTGCCCAGCCGGATCGCCCCGACCTGCATCGGGAACGCGAACATCGCCGCCACGCCCACCGCCGTCGCTGACCTGACGAACCCCGGCCACCGCTCGTCCTCGCCGCTCAGATCCGGGGCCAGTACCGGGCCCCCGGTAACGTAAGCCTCCACACCCGGTCCCTCACCTACGGTGTACTGCGTTTCGGCCAGTTGAGCCGCCCACGAGTCACTGGCTCCGAGCACCTGCTGCGCCCGGACGTCTCCCCGCAACGCCACGATCGCCCCGTCCAACCGGTCCAGTGTCTCCACGCACGCCACGCACACCGCCTGTGCCCAGCCGTCTTGGCCCGGCACGTCGGCGCGCTCAGCGATCGCATGCCACAGTCGCCTCCGGTGCCGTCCCTCCAACGGCTGGTCCACCTCATATCCTCCCGACGGAAGAGTCGGATCTCGAACCTCTCACCATGCAACGCACAAGCTAAGGGGCCGCCGCACGCCGGGCGCCCTCAACGCCGCACATGACCCTGGGGGCCCGCAGAGACGGCTCAGTGCATCTGCCCTGGAAACCCGTCGATTCACCACTATCGCCTCTCATAATTCCCTCGGGTGACAGATGCGAGCATGGTTGGCATTACGGTCGACGTAGGGTCGATCTCGCCGTCCTCTGTTCCACCGATGTGGATGAATTTCGCGTTTGTCGCGGTCCGGGGCCCGGACGTGCACGGGGATGGTCGCAGGCCGTAAGGGAGACGAGAGTGCGGCGGACGTCGAGGGTCCTCCCGGCCCCAGGTTCGTGGGCAGGCGGCCAACCAATACTAGTCTCACGCGTAACATGCCGTCCGCGCGGCCACGACCACTACGAATCCGACACCGTAGGTAAAATCCTCGTGACCGACTATGTGAGCGACGTGCTCGGGTACCGGCTGAGGGTAGGGATGGCGGCTGCGGGTGATCGGCAAGGCGAGTCGACCTCTCGAGCCGAACGGCTCGATGAGCTCTCGATCGCGCTGGAGGAGTTTCATGAGCTGCTCGACAATGACGAGGGGCTCGATGCCGCGCTGAACCGCCTGGTCGCCATGGTGCAGCGGACGATCGGCGACGCATCGGTGGTCAGCGTCACCGTGGTGGCCGACGGCCGGGTCTTCACCGCGGCGGCCACCGACGAGGCGGTCATCGCCATCGACCGGGACCAGTACGCTGCGGGCGATGGCCCGTGCCTGCGAGCGGCGGCCGAACGCCGGACGATTCGCGTCACCTTGCCGGAGGCACGCGACAGGTGGCCAAACTTCGCCCGCGCCGCGGAGGTGGCGGGAATGCACGCGTACCTGTCCGCGCCGTTGGTTCTCGACCGTGGAGAGGGCGGTGACAGCGACGTCGTCGGGGCGCTGAACCTGTACGGACGTGAACACACGGCCTTCGACGCGCTGGACGAAGCACTGATCACCTTGTTCGCCGCCGCCGCCTCCACCGCGATCGTCACCGCGCGCCGCTATCTGCATTTCCGGGACCTGGCCGAGCAGATGAAGACCGCACTGATATCGCGGGCTGAGATCGATCAGGCCAAGGGGGTGCTCATGGCCGCCCACGGCTTGACCGCCGAGCAGGCGTTCGAGGTGCTTCGACGCCAGTCGCAGGACACCAACACCAAGTTGCGCGATGTCGCCCGTGCGTTGCTGGCTTCCTTGTCGGCCGCCGCCGAACCGAGGGATTCCTCCAGGCTCGGTGGCTGAGCACTCGGCTACGGCCTTCGGGCGGCCGAGCGCGGGGGGACTTGGTTGACGGCCGTCACCCACCTAACGCAGTATCGATGTACAGCCTGCGGCTGGTCCCGGTCGGCAGGCCCGGTCCAGCAGTGCGGCCACTCTCGTCTCATCGAGTTCGTCGAGTTCGAGGTGGTGCGTCGATGCGAACGGCTCCCCTTCCCCATCTTCCGGTCGAGCACGGACGCGGATGTACTGTAGTTCGGTTCCCGGCGCAGATTGATCTGGCAGACGCCCCTGGGATTTGCGATCGGTTGCTGCGGCTGCTGAACACCGGGGTTCCAGCATTGGTTCTCGATCTCACCGGCACCCGGTTCTGCGGCGCCAGCGGGGTCAATGTCATCGTCCGCACCCATCTACGAGCCAAGGCCCTGACCACGCCGCTCGTATTGGCCGTCCCCGAGACCGGCTCGGTCCGCAGAGTCTTCGAGATCACCGAGGTCTCCGAGCTGGTCCCCACGGCCAGCGACCTCGCCGCCGCCTGCGAGTTGGCGTGCACTCGCAGGACTGCCGGTTCTCTGTCCGCGGCACAGGAGTCATCG
The sequence above is a segment of the Actinomadura coerulea genome. Coding sequences within it:
- a CDS encoding flavin-containing monooxygenase; amino-acid sequence: MPTTAPLVIIGGGQAGLATAHTARSLGLAPIVLEAAEQTAGSWPHYYDSLTLFSPARRSALPGTAFPGDPDGYPARDEVVAYLTDYAARLDADIRTGHRVTEVVAAPDGSRGGFEVVTAGGEVFAAPLVIAATGGFSRPHRPDLPGLDGFPGTVLHSCDYRRPGPFRGRRVVIVGGGNSAVQIAIELAGVADVTLATRHPLRFMAQRLLGVDMHIWLRRTGLDTAGWARPLLTGGKGTPVMDTGTYRDAIAAGNPDRRPMFTRLEGDQVVWSDGTREHVDVVLLATGYRPGVDHLTGLGALDEDGQPRHRGGVSLTRPGLGYVGLEWQRSFASATLRGVAADARHVLTRLRKEMRTAGRAWTPSR
- a CDS encoding GAF and ANTAR domain-containing protein, whose translation is MDQPLEGRHRRRLWHAIAERADVPGQDGWAQAVCVACVETLDRLDGAIVALRGDVRAQQVLGASDSWAAQLAETQYTVGEGPGVEAYVTGGPVLAPDLSGEDERWPGFVRSATAVGVAAMFAFPMQVGAIRLGTLELVRRHTGRLSTREVGEAILLAELATIGLLEEAGEAERAGREFAPRPVTSFRDVNVATGMLAAQLRISLDDAFIRLRAHAFGQGRSVLAVARDVLDRRIQLEELAE
- a CDS encoding DUF6597 domain-containing transcriptional factor, with product MERDVRELRGAWARYQRHTFHSPSPALAPWVERYWEARWDYAEPYRQKIVPYPNVHLSFGGGRADVNGVCSGYQIKVLEGRDHVFGVAFRPGGFRLFLGASVSTITDRVVPATEVFGPDLPTTLDVPTVEAFLLEHLPDDDPRVRQAVASVELIAKDKALTRVEHLAGELGLSMRGLQRLFAEYVGIGPKWVIRRYRLHEVTARMAAGGAIDWAALAADLGYVDQGHFIRDFKSMFGEQPTWYAQRY
- a CDS encoding DUF5994 family protein, with protein sequence MRTASEPTTIIDLPPPSAPRLVLQPSAPLRRTRSGRGPRLLDGAWWPRSADPVAELPGLLLALRAYGPLDDRQPISHVLLRAADWHSHPRRLLVNGPDDTREVRLSWFDHLPAGVLTAIYADGHRIDLLTVPAATGNAAAQAVLESAADPAGRPPAADVPAASTAPREPRGGWVVGRPRSASTRQGERRREPSMSR
- a CDS encoding STAS domain-containing protein, coding for MTGSTSAAMTTGYAGRTRFTAVRRSHVAAGATALPRGRSGVAILALRGDLDMASAPAVGEHLLAALPPGPRLLILDLSEVSFCDAAGLTMLIGVQRRAAGLGVILHLSAPRPQVAKLLRITGLDRGLNNPPCPTGH
- a CDS encoding arsenate reductase ArsC, which translates into the protein MSDQSLSGKPSVLFVCVHNAGRSQMAAAYLTSLAGDEIEVRSAGSAPADQVNPSVVEVMAEEGIDISAEIPKVLTTEAVQASDVVITMGCGDTCPVFPGKRYLDWALDDPAGQGVDAVRPIRDEIRRRIANLLSELRPEA
- the arsB gene encoding ACR3 family arsenite efflux transporter, whose product is MARPAEAGVVAGLSALDRFLPVWIIAAMALGLGLGRAVPGLDGALAEVEVGGISLPIALGLLVMMYPVLAKVRYDRLDTVTGDRRLMLASLLLNWVVGPVVMFALAWILLPDLPEYRTGLIIVGLARCIAMVIIWNDLACGDREAAAVLVALNSVFQVVAFGALGWFYLQVLPGWLGLATDEADFPVGRIVVNVLVFLGVPLAAGFLTRRFGERARGREWYEERFLSRIGPVALYGLLFTIVILFALQGDTITNQPADVARIALPLLAYFALMWGGSFALGRALRLSYPRTATLAFTAAGNNFELAIAVAIGTFGVASGQALSGVVGPLIEVPVLVGLVYVSLWLRRR
- a CDS encoding ArsR/SmtB family transcription factor, whose amino-acid sequence is MRLLADPLRARIVSLLAAEALCNCHLVEETGARQSNISNHLRVLREAGLVDTEPCGRFTYYRLRPEALEQLAAELGELAAAAREVQTHQRKRPCT
- a CDS encoding GAF domain-containing protein; its protein translation is MTDPLLREIPDLRPPHLADALAEITSQLTGGPDSATVLRLVTDAGTGMLGAAATGVMLVDPRGGVEVVAASDRPARFVELLQTQTEQGPCLDCIATGAIVTAQDLESERARWPAFVPAAVEMGYRAVAAVPLRLDGQAMGGLNLLYGEPTSWPVWHLRLAQVVSDLAVLGLVQEHGDRRADRLAERTMTVLNDLVHLDHAVGMVAGTLDLDPDAARSAIMSYARRLQRPLLDVARAVTQGDLNPADLTADRPG
- a CDS encoding STAS domain-containing protein → MRTAPLPHLPVEHGRGCTVVRFPAQIDLADAPGICDRLLRLLNTGVPALVLDLTGTRFCGASGVNVIVRTHLRAKALTTPLVLAVPETGSVRRVFEITEVSELVPTASDLAAACELACTRRTAGSLSAAQESS
- a CDS encoding ArsR/SmtB family transcription factor; translation: MGEPVTSQPMPAEGPVGGAATTPAGEGCEGTPAASLGAGAHEFLKALASEQRQQMLELFAGGMELSVGAVAERLGVGQSNASQQLALLRRGGLLTSRRDGKQVLYRIDSAAIDRSLTELREYLRTCCPPAD
- a CDS encoding GAF and ANTAR domain-containing protein; this translates as MTDYVSDVLGYRLRVGMAAAGDRQGESTSRAERLDELSIALEEFHELLDNDEGLDAALNRLVAMVQRTIGDASVVSVTVVADGRVFTAAATDEAVIAIDRDQYAAGDGPCLRAAAERRTIRVTLPEARDRWPNFARAAEVAGMHAYLSAPLVLDRGEGGDSDVVGALNLYGREHTAFDALDEALITLFAAAASTAIVTARRYLHFRDLAEQMKTALISRAEIDQAKGVLMAAHGLTAEQAFEVLRRQSQDTNTKLRDVARALLASLSAAAEPRDSSRLGG
- a CDS encoding TIGR03086 family metal-binding protein, whose amino-acid sequence is MSHLSNAAEAMAAVARTITDDQLANKTPCTEYDVRALVNHLLFWGPSLAGGGRKESVPQPAGTESEVDLAAGDWRGHLLALLDDITSSWAPPSAWEGETSMGTPHTLPAPVLGDMIVGELAMHGWDLAVATGQRLELPADLLAHLHDTVFANVEQGREMGMYGPQVAVPADAPALDRILGLTGRDPAWT